In Pyrobaculum sp. 3827-6, the genomic window TGTGGGGCTACCAATAGCGAAGATGTGGAAGCCGAGCTTAGAGATCTCACGCGCAGATCTAGTCAAGAGATCTAGATGCAAACCGCCTTGTATAGGACCCACAACCAGCATATCTAGCCTCTCCAGCATAGTCGCGGCTCTTTTTGCTCTCCGGATAGTCTCCTCTACTTTTAGCAAGGCGCTTTCATACGGCTCCTCGTAGTCGAAGGGCAAGTCTAGTATTACGCCGATATCGCTCCCAATGCCGGCCTGGTAAAGCAAAATCTCGTCTGGGTCCACCTCAATACTCCCGTACCTCATTATTTGGTAGGCGCCCGAGTCGGTCATAACTACGCCATCCCAGCCCAAAACTCTCTTAACGTCCACCGCCTCGCCACCTGCGAGTTTGTATACAAAGTAGGAGTTTGTCATCACCTGTCCAAAATAGCGCCTAATCACATCTAGTGGAAGCTCCTGTTTTCTAGGGTCAACCACGGGGAACAGAGCTGGCGTCTCAACAACGCCGCTCTTCGTGTAAAGTTTCCCGACCCTGCCAGCGAGATCCTTGGCAACCAGTTCAAATGTCACAAGCCGCTAAAAAACCATACTATAAATCGGCTACTAGGCTACTCTAGCTCTGTAATTTCGTATTCCGAGAGCACTTTTGTCCTATCGGCAGAAAACTGGGGCCCTACGGTGGCTAGGTACTGCCTCACAATTCTGAACCAGCTTGGCTCCTCTACGGCGTATCCCTTCGCGTAGGCGTTGTTCACAAGAGTCACGAGGTTGACTATCCATGGGTGGATGCTCCTCACGGAGCCCGCCGGTATTACATCTACTACGTTTTCTGGGACAGTTCTTACAGACTCCTCAAGCTTACTAAGCCTCCTTCTAGATCTATATGTCTTGATTCTGTGTTCAACAACCTGCTTCCCGGCTATGCTTATTCTCACAGTAGCCACTGCGAGCCCCAAAAGCCCTAGAGATATTGTACTCATATTTGTTATGACTGCCAGGAGGAAGGCGGCTACTGCGATTAAGACCGTGAATACGGCGAGCGCCTTGGCGTCTTTTATGAATATCCCGCCGAGGGCGGCCAGGAGCCCCACCACAAGCGCTATAAGTATATCTATCATAGTGGTATTATTTCACAGCTCTCCACAGCGACTATTTGATACTCGCCGCCGGGTAGCTTCTTTATCTGATTCATACATACATTAAGTAATTCTAACTTCTTCTTTATAAAGCTATCAAGCTTCTTATCAATATTAATTAATGAAGATAGTAGCTCAATTTCTCTTTGAATTATTCTAGTCAGCTCTTCAGGCCTTCCGTAGCAGAGCATGTTTCGCTTTGTAGTACTCCCTCACGGCCTCCCCAACTTTTTCAGCATCGTAAATCCCCCTCTCCACAAGAGCCGTTAAGAACTTAGCTCTTTCGAGGATCTCATCGTAACCCCCTATTTTCTGCAGCCAGTAGGACCTCCTTAGATCCACCTCCACGGTGTCTGTACGCTGGTCGTACCAACCCACGTTTATTAAGCCGAACTCCTCCTCTTTAATCTTTATCTTGCCTGGAGCCGCGTATGGATACGCCCTCAGCCACACCACCTCCGTCAGAGACGTGACCCTCCTACCGAATTCAAACCTTCTAATAGTGGCCAACACGTGGAAAGCGGAAAGGTGCTCCGCCGAGACGCCCATAGCCTCGCCAGTGAGACGCATGAAGACCTCCATAATGTCTTCCGCGTGGAACGTGGTGGCGCCTCCGTGGCCTGTCAACACGCCCTGTATCAACTCATGTATCTCGCGGCCGCGGCTCTCGCCGATTATAATTATGTCGGGCCTGGCGCGTAGGAGGTACTTAACCAAGTCTATTAGATATATGGCAGACTCAGATCCGGGCAGGTGCTTCATGTAGTCGTACATGGGCGATGTGAAGAGCATTACCACGTTCTGGTAGCTCGGGGGGACTCTTATCTCCGGAGTCTCCTCAGCGATGGCGAGGCGTTTATGAGGCAGGAGGACAAGCAGTGCGTTTAGTAATGTAGTCTTGCCGGTGCCCGTGCCTCCGATAACCATAACAGACTTATGGTGCTCAAAGAGGTACCAGAGGTAGGCCATCGCAAGCGCGGAGATACTACGCTTCTTAATGAGCTCAGTGGGGGATATTGGGAAGGGCGGCTGGATACGCACGGAGACGTACGGCGGGTTTCTCGATACGCGTGTGGACATCGCAGTTGCGAAGCGCAGTAGTGCCCCGTTCCTCAGCCTGATATAAGTGTCTTGAATTGGGTACTGCTCGTTTAGTGGCCTTCCGGTCTCCGCATAGACTCTCCCCACGATTTTTATCAATGACTCCCTATTAGTTGGTATGACATTTGTCTTTACGTTGTATCCATAATCGCGGTGATCTACAAAGATCGGGTTGTCGGTTCCATTTATGTTGACATTTTCAAGTCTGATGTCATACAATATTGGCGTTAGGTAGGAGTAGTCCGCCGCCTCGAGCTGGACGTAGTACCTAACCGCGGCGCGTAGTTGCTTAGGTACCCCGATGTCCGTCATTGCCATCTCTATTAGTTTGCCAAGCTCCTCCCGTGAGATGTTGGGTCTAATTATCTGGTTGGCAGTTAAGTACTCCACTACCTTATATGCATATTCCCCCACCCTCTCTGAGTAGGGAAACGCATAGGCCACGTTATAGCAGTAGCCATCTTCCGATTGGTAAATCTGAATCCTCGCCCCCTCGGACAGGTATTCCTCAACAATGGCGCCCTGGCAGGAGTCAAGCCGAAAGTCCAGCATAGCCTATGCGCGTAGGAATAGTCCAACTGAGAATGAAGCCACGAAAATTGCCAGGTAGAGCATGGCGAGGTACAGCAAACCCCCCCTCGTGGAGAAGCTAATGCGGGCGAAGAGGAAGTAGTAGCCCACAGCCATTATGCCCAGCGCCATGTACAGCATGCTCATTCCAACGCCGCCTAGCTGTGCCCCACCTGAGATTTTAGACATGGCCTCCGTCAGCTTTATCATAGAGGTGTTCACAAAAGCCACCATGGCGGCGCCGGCGAGGGCCAAGAAACGCGTTATGTTTAAAGTCTTCCCGATTTCTGTCCTGTATTCAAAGAGTTTCATAACAAAGTTCTGTAGTTGGTCGATCGTCGCGCGGGGCAGAGTACCCAAGCGGTAGATGTCGAATAACATTCTCAAGATCACAGACATAACTGGTTGCATGTCTTTTAAAACCACATCCTCTAGCCGGCTGTCGCCCACCTTCATAGTCTGTAATACCGCGGCGGCTTTGTTATTAAAGGGTCCGTAGTCTCCAAAGGTAATTGCGTTTTCAACGGCGCGGAAAACAGACGGCGCTCTTTTAAGCTCATCAAAAACCGTATATACAAAATCCATAAACCCCCTCTCGAAAGCCCTCGCATCTATCCTCTCTCTTGTAAATATCCACCCAGCTAAAGCCACAGCAAAGGCCATTAGAGGCGCGTAGAAGGCGGCTGGCGTAAAACCTAATACTATCATGGCAATGGATGATGCGACTCCAAAGATTAAAGGGACTTTTCTAAACTCCATTTTCATAAGGGGTACGTTGATGAAGAGAGCCATCACAACGCCTAAAACAGCGGGGAGGAGCCCACCCATTATTACTAACATGGCGGGGTTGCCCCTTCCTATCACCACGGCGGTTACGGAAAGCATCGCCAGACCTACGACGAGGGATGAGATGAGCGAGGTCATTCTATCCATGCGTCTCTGCATTGCCGAGGAGAACTCCACGATGTCCATATCCATGTAGAGGGAGAGCTTCGCCACTATATCTTCTCCAATTCTGAGGGATGTGTACAGGGAGTTGAAGCGGTAAACCAGCTTCTGCGGGGCCAGCTTCTCCACGGCGCGCTTCATTGCGTCCAGCGGCTCAAGCCCCACCATCCTGGCGTTGTTCCAGGCGGCTATGGCGAGGGTCCTCACGCCTGGGAGCTCTCTGTAGCGCGTCATGCGCTCGATAAGCAGGTTGATATGAGCCTTCGTCGCGAACGCCATTTGGACCAGCGCCGTGAAAAACACCATCTCCGTAGACAGCATCTCACGTATAGAGCCGGCGCGTATAGACACCAAGAGCTTGGGGAGGAAAAACACCAAGCCGCCGACTCCCAGAAACACAGGACCAAGAGGAAAGAGACCCAGCGCTGAGAACGCCGCACCCGCCGCCAACACGCCAAGGCCCAAAATGCCGAACAACCTCGCCGTGTTCCTAAACTTCAGAGGATCGATGTCCGTCTTCTCTATCCCCTTTAACTGCCACTTAGCTATAGCGCCAAACACAACACCCTACGTGATAGCGCCTTAAAAATTTTGCTTTGTGCCCTCTATAATGGACAAGCCATTAAGAAGGCATCCTCGCCGTCGCTGTAGTACCGCGGTATTCTCCCCACTATTTTGTAGCCGAGCTTTTCATACAGAGAAATGGCGGGTGTGTTGGACACACGTACCTCTAGGTAGACCTCAGACGCGCCGTAGTATATCTTCATAGCCTTCATGGCTCTCAACATCATTGCCGTGGCGATGCCAAGCCTCCTAGCCTCTGGCAACACGCCGACAGATACTATGTGGCCCTTCCTCACGGCCTTGCCCTTGTTCACGTTGCTCCACCCGTATTCTACACGTGACATGACGTACCCAACCACTCTTCCCCCCACCTCAGCCACTATAAACGCCTTGGGGAACTGCTCCAAGTGCTCTACGAAAAACCAGTTAGGGTAGTTTTCAGGCAGGACCTTACGATTAATAGCTATTACATCGTTGAGATCTCTATACGTGGCTTCGCGGATTACAAA contains:
- the rimI gene encoding ribosomal protein S18-alanine N-acetyltransferase, translated to MTLDVSTEGPQRMLGKDGKTEFVIREATYRDLNDVIAINRKVLPENYPNWFFVEHLEQFPKAFIVAEVGGRVVGYVMSRVEYGWSNVNKGKAVRKGHIVSVGVLPEARRLGIATAMMLRAMKAMKIYYGASEVYLEVRVSNTPAISLYEKLGYKIVGRIPRYYSDGEDAFLMACPL
- a CDS encoding type II/IV secretion system ATPase subunit; this encodes MLDFRLDSCQGAIVEEYLSEGARIQIYQSEDGYCYNVAYAFPYSERVGEYAYKVVEYLTANQIIRPNISREELGKLIEMAMTDIGVPKQLRAAVRYYVQLEAADYSYLTPILYDIRLENVNINGTDNPIFVDHRDYGYNVKTNVIPTNRESLIKIVGRVYAETGRPLNEQYPIQDTYIRLRNGALLRFATAMSTRVSRNPPYVSVRIQPPFPISPTELIKKRSISALAMAYLWYLFEHHKSVMVIGGTGTGKTTLLNALLVLLPHKRLAIAEETPEIRVPPSYQNVVMLFTSPMYDYMKHLPGSESAIYLIDLVKYLLRARPDIIIIGESRGREIHELIQGVLTGHGGATTFHAEDIMEVFMRLTGEAMGVSAEHLSAFHVLATIRRFEFGRRVTSLTEVVWLRAYPYAAPGKIKIKEEEFGLINVGWYDQRTDTVEVDLRRSYWLQKIGGYDEILERAKFLTALVERGIYDAEKVGEAVREYYKAKHALLRKA
- a CDS encoding type II secretion system F family protein, encoding MFGAIAKWQLKGIEKTDIDPLKFRNTARLFGILGLGVLAAGAAFSALGLFPLGPVFLGVGGLVFFLPKLLVSIRAGSIREMLSTEMVFFTALVQMAFATKAHINLLIERMTRYRELPGVRTLAIAAWNNARMVGLEPLDAMKRAVEKLAPQKLVYRFNSLYTSLRIGEDIVAKLSLYMDMDIVEFSSAMQRRMDRMTSLISSLVVGLAMLSVTAVVIGRGNPAMLVIMGGLLPAVLGVVMALFINVPLMKMEFRKVPLIFGVASSIAMIVLGFTPAAFYAPLMAFAVALAGWIFTRERIDARAFERGFMDFVYTVFDELKRAPSVFRAVENAITFGDYGPFNNKAAAVLQTMKVGDSRLEDVVLKDMQPVMSVILRMLFDIYRLGTLPRATIDQLQNFVMKLFEYRTEIGKTLNITRFLALAGAAMVAFVNTSMIKLTEAMSKISGGAQLGGVGMSMLYMALGIMAVGYYFLFARISFSTRGGLLYLAMLYLAIFVASFSVGLFLRA